A single window of Rubripirellula lacrimiformis DNA harbors:
- a CDS encoding DUF6384 family protein — protein MPSAQASARQTTDSSNLPGPLENLTLQETLRVMDVAREMRDRRETAEEMFRRDDLRANLREKLIRTARLSGDSVTEAEIDAAIGQYMDTLHTFQDPAPGMSKFMAHCWIWRHRIMAGAAVAAGVAGTFWFLWG, from the coding sequence GATTCATCGAATCTGCCCGGTCCGCTAGAGAACTTAACGCTGCAGGAAACCTTGCGCGTGATGGACGTGGCTCGCGAAATGCGTGATCGGCGGGAAACAGCCGAAGAGATGTTTCGACGTGATGACCTGCGTGCCAATTTGCGAGAAAAACTGATCCGCACCGCTCGCCTGTCCGGCGACAGTGTCACCGAAGCCGAAATCGACGCCGCCATCGGTCAGTACATGGATACGCTGCACACCTTCCAGGATCCCGCGCCCGGGATGAGCAAATTCATGGCCCATTGTTGGATATGGCGTCACCGTATCATGGCGGGCGCCGCGGTGGCGGCCGGCGTGGCGGGCACCTTCTGGTTCCTGTGGGGGTAA
- a CDS encoding MFS transporter, with protein MDESVIDQAAADSDDGRNPTTVTGVLWNRRRPANWLSDGLALRLPFFYGYVMIPVAMLLLIATSPGQTFAFSAFLPAIRQSLVLSESELSFAYMLGTLLAAIPLLLVGPLADRFGLRSTSFVAALALGCTCWFASTISGWYGLLAAFFLLRFLGQGTLSLLGNNTTAMWFRSRIGRVSAVISIGTSVAFAWVPEMVNDSIAEIGWQATYRWIAIAVTVVIVPMVVLLFRERPEDLGQRVDGASPDSDVVAKDIAKTGNHSVVATTTVDEPSWTMAEALRTRSYFILAVTNVSWAMIGTGVVFYLYTICQQRGLGSNVASDMFKTLGLAMLVGQLVGGVLADFVALNRLLGIGVTLLLAGIVMLVGGETEWLSHGFAFLFGGGQGMLLAVGSAVWVRYFGREHLGTIRGSVWCMTVAGSGCGPLLMGLSHDRLGSFQPALLAFGGTLFVASACAWFATPPERKQHVKAGGSAV; from the coding sequence GTGGACGAATCGGTGATCGATCAGGCGGCCGCAGATTCGGATGATGGTCGGAACCCGACCACCGTCACGGGTGTGCTGTGGAATCGGCGGCGACCGGCAAACTGGCTTTCGGATGGACTGGCTTTGCGGCTGCCCTTCTTCTATGGGTACGTGATGATCCCCGTCGCCATGCTGTTGTTGATCGCAACCAGCCCTGGCCAGACGTTTGCGTTCAGTGCGTTTTTGCCCGCAATCCGCCAATCGCTTGTGTTGTCTGAAAGCGAGTTGTCGTTTGCGTACATGTTGGGAACTCTTTTAGCAGCCATCCCGCTGTTGTTGGTAGGACCACTGGCGGATCGATTTGGGTTGCGTTCGACCTCGTTCGTTGCCGCATTAGCTCTCGGGTGCACCTGTTGGTTCGCATCGACGATTAGCGGTTGGTATGGTCTGTTGGCTGCGTTTTTTCTGTTGCGGTTTCTGGGCCAAGGAACGCTGTCGCTGTTGGGGAACAACACGACCGCGATGTGGTTTCGAAGCCGCATCGGGCGAGTTTCAGCGGTGATCAGCATTGGCACTTCGGTCGCCTTCGCGTGGGTGCCAGAGATGGTCAACGATTCGATCGCAGAGATCGGTTGGCAGGCGACTTATCGATGGATTGCGATCGCAGTGACTGTCGTCATCGTGCCGATGGTGGTGTTGCTGTTCCGCGAGCGGCCGGAAGATCTTGGTCAACGCGTCGATGGGGCTTCGCCTGATTCGGACGTGGTAGCGAAAGATATTGCCAAGACGGGCAATCATTCGGTGGTGGCAACCACGACCGTCGATGAACCGTCGTGGACGATGGCCGAGGCGCTGCGGACGCGATCGTATTTCATCTTGGCGGTGACGAATGTTTCCTGGGCGATGATCGGTACCGGGGTGGTGTTCTACCTGTACACGATTTGTCAGCAGCGCGGACTGGGCAGCAATGTTGCCAGCGACATGTTCAAGACGCTGGGACTAGCGATGTTGGTGGGGCAATTGGTCGGCGGGGTGTTGGCGGATTTTGTGGCGCTGAACCGCTTGCTGGGGATCGGTGTGACGCTATTGCTGGCGGGGATCGTGATGTTGGTCGGTGGAGAAACCGAATGGCTGTCCCATGGGTTTGCATTTCTGTTTGGTGGTGGCCAGGGGATGCTGTTGGCGGTCGGTTCCGCGGTTTGGGTGCGTTACTTTGGCCGCGAACACCTGGGCACGATCCGGGGCTCGGTTTGGTGCATGACCGTGGCCGGCAGCGGATGCGGCCCGCTGCTGATGGGGCTGTCGCATGACCGCTTGGGCAGCTTTCAGCCCGCGCTGTTGGCCTTTGGCGGGACCCTTTTCGTGGCATCCGCGTGTGCATGGTTCGCGACCCCACCGGAACGAAAACAGCATGTCAAAGCAGGTGGATCAGCCGTTTAG
- a CDS encoding tRNA (cytidine(34)-2'-O)-methyltransferase, with translation MSPTAHVVLYQPEIPQNTGNIGRTCVAVGAKLWIVRPAGFQIDDKRLKRAGLDYWQHLELGDADNWDDLVRQLEPRRFFFLSRFATRNVWDVELRPDDVFVFGRETSGLPESILDPADPRSLRLPTSGHVRSLNLATTVGVVMYEHQRQVRSLDQ, from the coding sequence ATGTCGCCCACCGCGCACGTCGTTCTGTATCAGCCCGAAATTCCACAGAACACTGGAAACATTGGACGGACCTGCGTCGCCGTGGGGGCCAAATTGTGGATAGTTCGTCCAGCCGGGTTCCAAATCGATGACAAACGGCTGAAACGAGCCGGGCTAGACTATTGGCAGCATCTGGAACTGGGCGACGCGGACAACTGGGACGATCTGGTGCGACAGTTGGAACCACGGCGGTTCTTTTTTCTGTCGCGTTTCGCCACTCGCAACGTCTGGGACGTCGAACTGCGGCCTGATGACGTGTTCGTTTTCGGCCGAGAAACCTCGGGGCTGCCCGAATCGATTTTGGATCCCGCCGATCCGCGATCGCTGCGGCTGCCAACGTCCGGTCACGTCCGCAGTCTGAACCTGGCCACGACCGTGGGGGTCGTGATGTACGAACACCAGCGACAAGTTCGATCGCTAGACCAGTGA
- a CDS encoding HD domain-containing protein, with the protein MLPELNSLYQTGSLIRIPPAQDVPISPRIRRLIDTAPMRRLASISQLGMVSLVYPGATHSRLEHSLGVYDNAIRVLGRFAHDDAFTSIVDPKMAEAFVLSALLHDVGHWPFCHPIEDMRIQGLAEHEQRIGDWIRQSELAECIDQDWSCDTDDLIGLLCPPKPSSDQATSAGQHFLATCLSGPIDVDKLDYLQRDSLHAGVPYGRNFDAGRLISSLCVHPETGSLAIGDKGRTAAEMMVFSRYIMFSEVYWHHSVRAATAMLQRCVFLLQHRLDLESTLRMTDDDWIANLRRAAEGSVAEPLAQGLFGPRRLLYKRAAEFNAIDGDQVHDRLARKPYWWLVALAERLAEQLSRRTGLVIHPVDVLIDAPPAKLEVDINIDVVGRDAVVRTLGDVSPVTSALAQRQFDNHVKRVRVFLRNDLRDRTCEKLSVGDLTYVMMETIQNLESELI; encoded by the coding sequence ATGCTGCCAGAATTAAATTCGTTGTACCAAACCGGATCGTTGATCCGAATTCCTCCCGCCCAAGATGTGCCGATATCGCCCCGCATCCGCCGGCTGATTGACACCGCACCGATGCGGCGGTTGGCGTCGATCAGCCAGCTGGGGATGGTATCGCTGGTGTACCCCGGCGCTACCCATTCGCGCTTGGAACATTCCTTAGGCGTGTACGACAACGCGATCCGAGTCCTGGGACGATTCGCCCACGACGATGCGTTCACGTCGATCGTCGATCCGAAGATGGCCGAGGCGTTTGTGCTGTCGGCACTGCTGCACGATGTCGGCCACTGGCCCTTTTGCCACCCCATCGAAGACATGCGGATCCAAGGCCTAGCTGAACACGAACAGCGGATTGGCGACTGGATTCGTCAATCCGAATTGGCAGAATGCATCGACCAGGATTGGTCCTGTGATACCGATGATCTAATCGGCCTGCTATGCCCACCGAAGCCATCAAGCGACCAAGCGACATCCGCCGGACAACACTTTCTAGCCACTTGTTTAAGCGGACCGATCGATGTCGACAAATTGGATTATCTGCAGCGGGATAGTCTGCATGCGGGTGTCCCCTACGGCCGCAATTTTGACGCTGGACGATTGATTTCGTCGCTTTGCGTCCATCCCGAAACCGGTTCGCTGGCGATCGGCGATAAGGGACGCACGGCAGCCGAAATGATGGTCTTTTCGCGGTACATCATGTTCAGCGAAGTGTATTGGCATCACAGTGTCCGGGCCGCCACGGCGATGCTGCAGCGATGCGTGTTCCTGCTGCAACACCGACTGGATTTGGAATCTACTTTGCGGATGACCGACGATGACTGGATCGCCAACCTACGCCGAGCAGCCGAAGGAAGCGTCGCGGAACCCTTGGCCCAAGGGTTGTTCGGACCGCGCCGACTGCTTTACAAACGGGCCGCCGAATTCAACGCCATCGATGGCGATCAAGTGCACGATCGGCTGGCCCGAAAACCTTACTGGTGGTTGGTCGCGTTGGCCGAACGACTAGCCGAACAGCTATCGCGACGCACCGGTCTGGTCATTCACCCGGTCGATGTATTGATCGACGCACCGCCCGCCAAGCTAGAAGTCGACATCAACATCGACGTCGTCGGACGGGACGCGGTGGTACGTACCCTGGGCGACGTGTCCCCCGTTACATCGGCGCTTGCCCAGCGACAGTTCGACAACCACGTCAAACGCGTTCGTGTCTTCCTTAGGAACGACCTACGCGATCGCACCTGCGAAAAACTAAGCGTTGGCGATCTGACCTACGTGATGATGGAAACGATCCAGAACCTTGAATCGGAATTGATATGA